CTTGCCCACGCAAACCTCCTCCGACCCGGCCGAAAGGATGCCTCCATGCTCCGCGCCGCGCTCCCGCGTCTGCTGTCCTTGTGCCTGTGCCTGGCGGCCCTCTCATGCAGCGAAGGTCCCGCGAAACCGACCATCGGGGAGCCGGCTCCCGACTTTGCCCTCTCGGCCCTCGACGACTCTCGTTATCGGCTCTCGGAGCTGCGAGGAAAGGTAGTCTTCGTGAACCTGTGGGCCACCTGGTGCCCGCCGTGCCGCCACGAGATGCCGTCGATGGTCCGGCTCTACGACCTCCTCCGGGACGAGGGCCTCGAGATCCTGGCCGTGTCCGAGGACAACGACGAAGACGCCCTGCGCCGGTTCGTGCAGTCCTACGGCGTAAACTTCCCCGTGCTGCGCGACGAGAACAAGAAGGTGTACAACCTCTACATGGCCACCGGCGTGCCCGAGACCCACCTCATCGATAAGCGCGGCAAGCTCGTCTCGTCCATCATCGGCCCCTTCGACTGGACGAGCCCCGAGGTGGTGGCCCGGGTGCGGGAGTTGTTGCGGCAGTAGGAGTTGCCCGTTACCCGTCACCCAACACCTCCCGGAACGCTTGCAGCACCGCGTCGGCGGCTTCTTCGACACTCGGGCGCTCGGCCAGGTGCTCGGCGAGCGAGGTGGGGGGGATGTCGGTCTGGCCGCAGGGGACGATGAGGCGGAAGTGGGACAGCTCGGGGCAAGCGTTGAAGGCGAAGCCGTGGAAGGTCACCCCCCGGGAGACCGCCACCCCCACGGCCCCGAGCTTGCCGCGACGCGTGTAGACCCCGGGCCTTCCCGGGAGGCTGCGCGCCTCCACCCCAAAGGCCGCTGCGGCCCGCGCCATGGCCTCCTCCAGGGCCGCCACGTAGCGGCGCACCCCCAGCCTTCTCGCCTTGAGCTCCACAATCGGGTAGCCCACCACCTGCCCCGGCCCGTGGTAGGTGGCCTCCCCGCCCCGCTCCACCCGATGGAGCCCGATCCCCTCGGCGGCCAGGGCCTCGGGTCCCGCGAGGACTCCGGCGGGGTCCGCGTGGCGCCCCAGGGTGATGACGGCCTCGTGCTCCAGGAGCAGGAGGGTGTCGGGCACCCTGCCCGCCTGCCGGGCGGCCACGAGCTCGAGCTGCAGGGCATGGGCCCGGGCATAGGGGGTGAGGCCGGGAAGCCGCACGACCCGGAGCTCCGACTGCGCGCGCAGCTCAGGCACGGGGCGGCGACGGAGCTGGAGTAGGGACTTCCCCCAGGGCGCGGCGCCGCGCGTAGACTTCGGCGGCGCGGTAGGAGGTGCGCACCAGGGGCCCGGCCGCCACGGTCCCGAACCCCATCCGGCGGCCTTCGTCTGCCAGGCCGGCAAAGACTTCCGGCGCCAGGTACGCGGCCGCGGGGGCATGGGCGCGGGTGGGTTGCAGGTACTGGCCCAGGACCAGGATCTCCACCCCGGCCCGGCGCAGATCCTCCATGGTCCGGAGCGCCTCGTCCCGGCTCTCCCCCAGCCCCAGGAGGATCGAGGATTTGGTGAGGACTTCCGGAACGCGCTCCCGCGCCTCGGCCAGCACCTGGAGGGACCGCCGGTAGCCGAACCGGGGGTGGCGAAGAAGGGGGGTGAGGCGCTCCACCACCTCCACGTTGTGGGCCAGCACGTGGGGTGCCGCCGCGAGCACGGTGTGCAGCGGCGCCCCCGTGTAGTCGGGGATCAGCACCTCGACCAGGGGCGCCGGGTCCAGGGCTCGCAGGCGCCCCACGGTGGCCGCGAACGCCGCCGCCCCGCCGTCCGGGAGATCGTCCCGGGTCACCGACGTCACCACCGCGTAGTCCAGCCCCAGGCGGCGCACGGCCGCCGCCACCCTCGCCGCCTCTCCTTGGGCATCCGGGGCCCCTCTCGCCGGGGCACCTCGGGCCACCGCGCAGAAGGCGCAACCCCGGGTGCAGGTGTCCCCCAGGATGAGAAACGTCGCGGTGCCCGCCTCCCAGCACTCCGCCGCGTTGGGGCACCGGGCCTCTTCGCACACGGTATGGAGGCGACCCGCCGCCAAAACCCCACGCACCTGCCGGTACCGCTCGCCCCCGGGCATCCGCACCGCGAGCCACGGGGGCTTGCGGCCCGGCGCGGGCACCGGCGCGTCCGGCCCCCTCACTTCCCCTCCTGCCGGACTTTCTCGTCCAGGGCCAGCGATGCCCAGGTCACGCCCCCGAACTCCCGCTCCAGCATGGCCCGCATGCGGGCCTGGAGGGCAGGGGCGACCCCGTCCTCCCGAGAGATCTGGGCGACGGCTTCGAGCACCTCGGCGGCGGAGGTCCGGTCCGGAGACCGGGCCGGGAGGAGTCCGGGTGGCTCCTCCTGGGTGGAGGCCAGGAGCCCTGCTTCGGACAGCCGGTGCATCACGCGGGAGGCCTCCTCGGGGTGCAGGTCGAGCTCGGCCACCAGCTCCTGCTCTCCATAGGGGGGCTCGCCGGCCTCGAACCGGCGGGTCACGGCCAGCAAGATTGCCAGGGCCACATCCAGGCGCGGCACCCACAGCTCGTGGCGCACGCGCAGATACCTGCCGCGGCCCGGCAGCTGATGCACGAAGGCGAGCTCGGCCCCCATGAGCACGATGCACCAGCTCAGGTAGACCCAGGCGAGCAGGAGGGGAAGCTGGGCCATGGCACCGTAGATGGCGTTGTAGCGGGTGATCCCGAACTGGAAGCGGATATAGAGCAGCTCCGCCACCTGCCACACCAACCCGGCCACGGCCCCCCCGATGAGGGCCGACACCACGGGCACCCGCCGGTTGGGCATGATGAGGTACAGGGCCGTAAACGCAATCCAGACGGCGACGAACGGCAAGGCCTTGAGGAGAAAGGGCACCGCCTGGCCCAAGATGTAGAGCCGTTCCAGCACCGCCGGGCTCTGGAGGGTAGTGGTGAGACTCAGGCTGAGAAGCAGGAGCACCGGCCCCACCACGAGCACGGCGGTGTAGTCGGACACCTTGCGCACGAGGCTGCGGCCCCGGCGAATCTGCCAGATGTCGTTGAAGGAGAGCTCGATGTTGCCGAGCACGCTCACGGCGGTGAGGAGAAGCGCCACCAGCCCCACCGCCCCCAGGGCCCCCACCTTGGTGCGGTCCACGTACTCCAGCACCTGGGCGACAACCTGCTCGTTGCCCACGGCCAGGTGCTCCAGGAGCAGGGGCTCGAGCCGCTCCTGCACCCCGAGGCCCTTGAGCACCGAGAACATGAAGGCCAGAAGGGGCACGAGGCTCAGGAGCGTGGTGTAGGTGAGCGCGGAGGCCCGCAGAAACCCCCGGTCGGACTGGAACTTCCACACCGTCACCCCGGCCACCCGGAAGGCCTCCGCCGCATACCCCCGATCGGCCCGGCCCCAGAGAAGGCCCTCGATTCCCGAGATGAGCCGGTACAGGCGGCCCTGGGGGCCGGGGCTCCGGGTCGTCATGGTCGCCTCCTTTCGGGCTCGCTCACCGCCGGGCCGAGAGCTTCTCGACCTGGGCCTGGCGGCGGGCCGTGGCGTCGGGTGAGAACCACCACGCGCCGAACTCCTCCGCTACCCGGGCGTCGGCCTCCTCCAGAGCCCGCAGGGTGGGAGCCCGAAGCTCCTGCCGAATGGCCTGGAGGGCACGGCGGGGCTTGGCGGCCAGGCTGCGAGCCTCCTCCCGGGCGGCCTCCGTCAGGGCCTCCGGTGCCGCGAGTCCGTCGGCGAACCCGGAGGCTCGCGCCTCGGTCGGACCGTAGAGCCGGCCGAAGAGGCCGGCCTCCAGGGCGACCCGCTCCCCCGCCGCGTACCGCAAGAGGTGCAGGACCCCCGGGGGCAGGGGCAGCCCCAGGTCCACCTCCGTGAGCCCGAAGCGCCCTTCCCCTTGGGCAAAGACCCGCCGGTCGCAGGCCAGGGCCAGGATCGCTCCCCCCGCCACCGCGTGCCCGTTCACGGCGGCCACCGAGGGCAGGGGGCCGGCAAAGATCTTCCGGTACAGCTCGGCAAAGGACCGGATGAACACCCCGAAGGCAGCGGGCTCGAGGCCGTGGAGCACCTTGAGGTCGAAGCCCGCCGAGAAGACCCCCGGGCGGCGGCTTCCGAGCACGACCGCACCCACGCCGGGGTCCGCGGCCAGCTCGTCCCAGCAGGTGCACAGGGCCCCAACGAGCTCCGGGGCGAGCGCGTTGACCTTGGGCCGGTCCAGGAAGACCAGCGCCACCTCTGCGTCCCGTTCCACCTCGATCACCCGGCTCCTCCCTTCCGGCGCGCCTCGCCCCGCCGTCCATCGTCGCGGCCCATCCCGGGGACGGCGCACCCGCCGCCCCGGCACCGACTCCCCGTCATCCTCCGCGTCCTTCTTCGTGCCCCTCCAGGAGCTCCAGGAACGCCGCTTCCGTGAGGGTGCGGACTCCGAGCTGCCGTGCCTTCTCGGCCTTGGACCCGGGATCGCTCCCAACCACGACGAAGCTCGTCTTGGCCGACACCGAAGAGGTGACCTTCGCCCCCAGGGCCGCCGCTCTCGCCTTGGCCTCTTCCCGGGACATTTCTTCCAGGGTGCCCGTGAACACCAGGGTCTTTCCCTCCAGGGGCCTGGCCCCCGCCCGCCTCTGGGGCGAGCGCAACTCCAGGCCCGCCTCGAGCATCTGGCGGATCGCCTCGCGATTTCGGGGCTCCTGGAAGAAGGAGCGGATGCTCCGGGCCACCTCGGGCCCCACGTCGGGCACCTGGAGCAGGGCCTCCTCGGGCGCGTCCATCGCCGCCTCCAGGGTCCCGAAGTGCAGCGCCAGGGCCTGGGCCGTGGCCTCCCCCACGTGGCGGATGCCCAGGGCGTTGAGGAAACGGCCGAGCTCCGCCCGGCGGGCCCGGTCGAGAGCCCGGACGAGGTTTCGGGCGCTCTTCTCGGCCATCCGCTCCAGGGGCACCAGCTCGGCCTCGGTGAGCCGAAAGAGGTCGGCAACGTCGTTTACCAGGCCCCGGTCCACGAGCTGGTCCACCAGCTTCTCCCCGAGGCCGTCCACGTCCAGCGCCCGCCGGGACGCGAAGTGCAGGATGCGCCCCTTGAGCTGGGCGGGGCAGTTGAGGCCCGAGCACCGGGGAACGACCTCCCCCTCGGGGCGCTCCACGTGGGCTCCGCACACGGGGCAGTGTTCCGGCACCGTGGCGCGGCGCTCCCCCCCGGTGCGCTTCTCGGGGAGGAATCGCACCACCTCCGGGATCACATCACCCGCCCGCTGCACCACCACCTCGTCCCCCACCAGGACGCCCTTGCGGGCGAGTTCCTCGGGGTTGTGCAGGGTGGCCCGGGCCACGGTCACCCCCCCGACCTTCACCGGTTCCAGCACCGCCACCGGCGTGATGGCCCCCGTGCGCCCCACGCTCCAGAGGATGTCGGCCACCCGGGTCACGGCCTGCCGGGGCGGGAACTTGTAGGCCACTGCCCAGCGCGGCGAGCGGGACTTCTGCCCCAGCTCCGCCTGGCGGGCCAGGGAATCCACCTTGAGCACGCAGCCGTCGATCTCGTAGGGAAACGCATCGCGCCGGGCCTCCAGGTCCCGACAGAACCCCACTGCCTCGTCGGCCCCTCGCACCGCCGCCCGCTCGGGGCTCACCCGAAAACCCCAGGAGGCCAGGCGGTTGAGCAGCCCCGACTGGGTCTCCACCCCCAGCGCCTCCCACATGCCTACGCCGTAGGCGAAGAAATGCAGCCGCCGGCCCGCCGTCACCGCGCTGTCGAGCTGGCGCACGGCACCCGCCGCGGCGTTGCGGGGATTGGCGAAGGGAGGCTCTCCCCGGTCCTCCTGGAGCTGGTTGAGCCGCCGGAAGTCCGCCAGCGCCAGGACCACCTCGCCCCGAACGTCGAGCACGTCCGGAACCCCCTCTCCCCGCAGGCGAAGGGGAATGGACCGCACGGTGCGCAGGTTCGCGGTCACGTCCTCTCCCACCTGGCCGTCACCCCGGGTCGCGCCCCGGACGAGGCGCCCCCCCTCGTAGACCAGCTCCACGGCCAGCCCGTCGAACTTGGGCTCGCAGGCGTAGGCAAGGGCCCCCTCCTCCCCCAGCAGGCGCCGCACGCGGGCGTCGAACTCCCGCACCTGTGCCTCGTCCATGGCGTTGTCGAGGCTGAGCATGGGGCGCAGGTGCTCGGCCCGGCCGAAAGCGTCGAGGGGGGCCGCACCGACCCGCTGGGTGGGGGAATCGGGCGTGGCGAGCTCGGGGTGGGCCGACTCCAGGGCCAGGAGCTCGCGCAGGAGGGCGTCGTACGCGGCATCGGAGATGACCGGCGCGTCGAGCACGTAGTAGCGCACATTGTGAAAGTCGAGGTCGCGCCGTAGGTCCTCGGCGCGGCGGCGCAGGGCTTCCGGGACCATCCGGGCACTCCGGTCTGCAAATGGGGAGGGCGGCGCGGGAGGGCCCGCCGTCAAGACCCGGGGAAGAGCTCCTCGATGATGTCCCGGTCGTGGGGAGAGATCTGGAGGAACTCCACCCCGACCTCCACCTCGTCGCCCTCCCGGGGGATCTCGTACACGACCCGCCCCCGGGTCTTGACCACCCGGCCGCGCACCGAGATGAGGAGGTCGAGGTATGCATCCACGCCCAGTGGTTCGTCGCTGACGAACATGCACCCGCCCAGGCCCACGACCCGGGTCTTGGCAAACCCCTCCAGATCCTCCGGTCCGAGCTTCTTCACCAGGACCGCATTCTCGGAAGGAATTCGGGGAAACCGTCTCTTCAAGGATGGATCGGTCATCGCCTGGTCCTCCTCCCTGGGGCTCAGGACACCTACGCCGGCGCACTCTACAACGAAAACCGCAAATGGCAAAAGCGGCCTTTGGTCCGTCGGCCCGACTCGGATCGAGATCGGGATGGGGGCCGATTTCGATTTCGTTTGCGATTGCGATTTCGCTGGAATGCGCCGGTGCTCTGCACGACCTGGCCTCGGCCCCGGGCCTCTGCTACCCTGGCAGCTCCTTTCGCCCACAGGGGACCCATGGGGCGCCATCTCCACCTGGACCCGCTCAGCGGCATTGCCGGCGACATGCTCCTGGCGGGGCTCGTCCACCTGGGGGCCTGCGCCCAGGCCATCGAGGAAGCGGTCAACGCCGTGCCCGCCCCGGTCGAGGCTCGGGTGCGGCTGGACTTCGAGCCCCACCGGGCCTGGAGCGTCCGGGGGCTGCGCCTGCGGGTCGCCCTCGATCCGCCGCGGGCGACGGATTCCCGCTCCTATCCGGAGCTGCGCGACGCCCTGGCCTGCGCCCCCCTTCCCGCCTCCGTCCAGGCCCGCAGCCTCGCCGCCCTGGAGGCCCTGGCACGGGCCGAGGCAGCAGTGCGCGGCCTGGAGCTCGACCAGGTCCGCTTTTGCGAGCTGGGGGGGTTCGACACCGTGGTCGACCTGGTGGGAGGATGTCTCGGCCTGGAGCTCCTCGGGATCGCGTCCGCCTCCTGCGGCCCCCTGCCCCTGGGGCGCGGCACCATGCCCGACTCCCCTGCGGGGGCTTCCCCCTGCCCGTCCCCCGCAGCCCTGGAGCTGCTCCACGGCCTGCCCACCGTGGGGCTCGACGTGGAGCACGAGCTCGTCACGCCGACCGGCGCAGCGCTGGCGCGCACCCTCTCTTCCTCTTTCGGGCCGCCGCCGTCCATGGTGCTTCTGCAGGCCGGCGCGGGCTTCGGCACCGCCGAGCTCCCCGGCCGGCCCAACTGCCTGCGCCTGCTCCTGGGCGAGGAGACAAGTGTCCAGCCGGCGCGGGAATACCTACGGGTGCTCGAGGCCAACCTGGACGACCTCTCCCCGGAGATCCTCGCCACCCTGCCGAACGCCTGCCTCGCCGCGGGCGCCCTCGACGCCTGGCTGACACCCGTGATCATGAAGAAGGGCCGGCCGGCCCATCTCCTCTCGGCGCTCTGCCGCCCCCAGGACGAGGCGACGGTGGGAACCGCCATCTTTCGCCACTCGTCCACCCTGGGGGTGCGGTCTATTGGGGTGGAGAGAACCGCCCTGGAGCGCCGCTGGGAAGAGGCACAGACCCCCTGGGGCCCGGTGAGGATAAAGGTGGGGACCCTGGAGGGGAAGACGGTCAACCAGGCGCCGGAGTTCGAGGATTGCCGGCAGATCTCCGAGAACGCAGGCGTGCCTCTCAAGGAAGTCTACGCTGCCGCCCTGGCCGGGCGACCGGGCAAAACCCATAAAGGGGTTTGACAGCCTTTCCGGCGGCTCTCTACAATCGCTTCGCTCGTGCCGTGGGCGAGGAGGGGCCATGGGGGACATGCGCACAGGGATCAAGGCTTGGCCCGCCGAGGAGCGACCCCGCGAAAAGCTCGCGGCCCGCGGACCGGGCGCCCTCACCCCAGCCGAACTCCTGGCGATCCTCTTGCGCACCGGCGACGGGACGCGCAACCTCACGGCTCTCGACGTGGCCCGCGGTCTCTGGGCCGAATTTGGGGAGGACTGGGAAGCCCTCGGGCAGGCCACGGCGGCAGAGCTCGCCCGGTGCCGGGGGCTCGGGCCCGCCAAGGCCGCCACCGTGGCCGCCGCCCTGGAGCTGGGCCGCCGCCTGGGCTGCCGGCCCCTGACGCCGGCTGAGCCCTTCCGGAGCAGTCAGGAGGTCTTCGCCCACTACGGACCGCGATTGGCGGATGTGAAGCGGGAGAACTTCTTCTGTCTACTCCTGGACGCCCGCAACCGCTGGCTTCGGGAAGACCGGGTGAGCGAGGGGTCGCTGACATCGAGCCTGGTGCACCCCCGGGAGGCCTTCCGGGCCGCGGTGCGCGAAGCCGCTTCGGCGGTGATCTTCGCCCACAACCACCCCAGCGGAGACCCCTCGCCGAGCCGCGAAGACGTGGACCTCACGCGGCGGCTCTGGGAGGCGGGTAAGGTGCTGGGCATCCGGGTCCTGGACCACGTGATCGTGGGCCGCGATCGATACTACAGTTTCGCCGACGACGGTGGGCTTCCCCCCGGCTGAAGCGGCGCGGCGACGCTTTTCACGCTCCGGCGCTTGCGAAAGGACCTCGATGCTCCGCCCTCTCTTCCGGCTGATCCTCGCCTCTTTGCTCCTCGCCGCGGGAGCGGTACAGGCGGCCGGCCCCCGGGTCGTGGTCCGCCCCATCGAGGTCTACAACGCCCAGGAGGTGGAGACCCTCGCGCCCGGGCTCCAGTCGATGCTCGCGAGCCGCCTGGCCGGACCGGGGTACACCGTCGAGACGTCCAAGCACCGCGAGGCGGGCGACGAAGCCTGGGCCGTGCGCACGACCATCACCCAACTGGGCGGGGTGTTCAGCATCGACGCCGCCCTGGAACCCGTGACGGGAGAGGGAGAGGGCACCCGCACCTACGAGACCGCCCCCTCCGCCGACGCCCTCCTCCCGGCGCTCGACAAGGTCGGCGTCCGCCTGCGGGAGGCGATGTCCCGTGCGGCTCAGGCCCACCAGGCACCCCCCGTCCCCGCGGGGCCCGCACCCGCCCACCAGCCGGCTCCCGCCGCCGCTCCGGCGCCCGCTGCCCTCTCGCCCCTGCACGCCGAGGCCCAACTGGCCCTGGCCCTTCGCACCCACCGCATGGGGCCCCAGATCTCCGGGGAAGCCCTGAGCCTGGTGGTGGCCGACGCCGACCGGGACGGCACCCCCGAGATCCTGCTTCTCTTCGACGACGCCATCGTGGCCTTCCGGGATCAGGGGGGAGAGCTCATGCGGGCCTGGGAGAGCCCCGTGCCCCGGGGCTTCCAGCCCAGGGCCCTCTCCGCGGGCGACATCGACGGCAACGGCGTCCCCGAGCTCTTCGTCGCCGGCATGGCCGGCGCCCGCCCCGTGTCCCAGGCGCTGGAGTGGTTCGGCTCCGCCCTCGCCCCCAAGGGGGAGCGCCTCAACGCCTTCGTGCGCGCGGTGCGCCATCCCGAGAGGGGGCCGGTGCTGCTGGGCCGCAGCGCGGGGATGGGCAAGGACCTCTTCGGCCCCTCGTTGCGCGCCTTCGTCTGGACCGGGGCCACCTACCGGGACGAGGGGCCCGCCGACACGCCGGCCGGAACGGGGCCCGTGAACCTCGACTGGGTCCAACTGGGTCCCTCGGGAGAGGTCTACACCGTCATCACGACCCGGGGCGAGCTCCTCTCCATCCACGACGCCGAGGGACGGCGCGTTTTCGAGGGCGCCGACCCGGTGAAGGGCAGCCGGATCTTCCTGCGGGGGGAGGAACGGGTAGCCGGCCAGCAGGACGAAGACATCTTCAAGGTCCAGGGCAAGACGGTCTCCTGGAGCGGCGCCGACGGTCAGCCGATCCTCCTCACCGCCCGCAACCAGTCGAGCATCGGCCGGTTCTTCCAGCGGGTGGCGAGCTTTTCCCACGGCCAGCTCCTGGCCCTGCGCTGGGACGGGCTCACGCTCACTACCGTGGCGGAAGGCCCGAAGGTCCCCGGCTTCCTCCCAGACCTCGACCTGGGGCCCGCCCGCCCGGGGGGGCGCACGGCCTACATCGCCCTGGCCCAGACCGAGGGCGCGCTGGTGCGGACCACGAAGACCCGGGTGGTGGCCTACGACCTTCCGGCCAACGCGGCACTCCGCTGAGCTCGAAAGTCGGAGCTTGAGTCCTCCTCCCGGACCATGCTATAAGGCGCAGTTCATTGCGCGGGCGCGCCGGGAGCCCCAGAGGAGAGATCGCCATGGCCAGGACCTGTGAAATTTGCGGAAAGGGCCCCTCGGTGGGGCAGAACGTGAGCCACGCCAACAACAAGACCAAGCGGGTGATCCTGCCGAACCTCCAGACCGTGCGGGCCCAGGTGGGCGGCGGGGTACGGCGGGTGAAGGTGTGCACCCGGTGCCTGCGCTCGGGGAAGATCCTCAAGGCCCCCTGAAGTGCAGAACACGGCCGCACGTACCGAGGGCCGGGAGGAGACTCCCGGCCCTCGATAATTCCCCCCTACTCCTCTCGCAGCTGCACCTGGGGAAACGTCCGAAGCACCTTCCACACCGGGTAGGCGGCGGCCCCGGCGCTGGCCAGCAGCGCCGTGGCAAGGGCCGTGGCGTAGGGGGTCCAGGCGAAGTGGAAGAAGATGGTCCAGTGGAAGCTTTGCAGGTTGATGACCCGGATCAGCACCACGGCGAGCACCGTGCCCAGCCCCACGCTCCAGACGAAGCTCGCCGCGCCCATGGCCAGGCCCTCCAAGAGGGTCATCCCGGCCACCTGGGGGGTGGAAAAGCCCAGGGCGCGATAGATGCCGAACTCGCGCTGGCGCTCCAGATACAGGGTGAGGAGCGCCCCGGCGATGCCGAAGAACGCCACCACCACCGCTAGCACCCGCATGGAGCGGGTCACGGCAAAGGTGGTATCGAAGACCTGGAGGATGTTGCCGTGGAGCTCGTCCCGGGTGACCACCGGCAGGTCGAAGGCCGCGGCCCGGCGCCGCACCTCGGCGAGCACCGACTCCGGGTCGGGCGCCCTGGGGTCGAGGAAGACCCCCAGGCTGTCGATGGTCTCGTCTGCGAAGACCCGCCGGTAGGTCGCCCAGCCCATCATGACGAGGCCGTGCTCGGTGGTGTAGTCGTAGAAGACCCCCGCCACGGGTAGCTCCGCGGGGCCCTCCACCCCCTCCAGGGTGACCCGGTCCCCCCGCCCCACCCCGAACCGGCGCAGGAAGCTCTCGGACACCAGGACCGCCCCCTCCTTCACCGCGTCCCAGCTTCCGGGGCCGCCTTCCACCCACTCGAAGCGCGCAAAGGCCTGGAGGACGGCCGGGTCTACGGTGGAGAGGTACACCGGACGGCCCCCATAGAGCACCTGGACGTTGCGGTAGGGGTCGACGCCGGCCACCCCGGGCACGGTGCGGATCTCCTCGTAGGCCGCCCGCGGCACCTCCACCTCCGAGGCGCTCGCCACGTACACCTGTCCGGTGAGCTGGCTCTCCATCCACCAGGTCAGGGTCTGCCGAAAGCTGCCGATCATGAGCCCCAGACCCACGGAGAGGGAGAGCGCCACCGCGAAAGCGGCCACCGCCACGGCAGTGCGCCCCAGGTTGCGGCGAATGCTCCCCGCCGCGAGCTTCCCCGGCAGCCCCCCGAGCAGGGAGCAGGCGCGCTCCAGGGCCGGCCCCAGGGCCAGGAGGACTTCCCCCGAGGCGAGGCTCGCCGCTACCAGGAGGCCGAACG
This window of the Thermodesulfobacteriota bacterium genome carries:
- a CDS encoding VCBS repeat-containing protein translates to MLRPLFRLILASLLLAAGAVQAAGPRVVVRPIEVYNAQEVETLAPGLQSMLASRLAGPGYTVETSKHREAGDEAWAVRTTITQLGGVFSIDAALEPVTGEGEGTRTYETAPSADALLPALDKVGVRLREAMSRAAQAHQAPPVPAGPAPAHQPAPAAAPAPAALSPLHAEAQLALALRTHRMGPQISGEALSLVVADADRDGTPEILLLFDDAIVAFRDQGGELMRAWESPVPRGFQPRALSAGDIDGNGVPELFVAGMAGARPVSQALEWFGSALAPKGERLNAFVRAVRHPERGPVLLGRSAGMGKDLFGPSLRAFVWTGATYRDEGPADTPAGTGPVNLDWVQLGPSGEVYTVITTRGELLSIHDAEGRRVFEGADPVKGSRIFLRGEERVAGQQDEDIFKVQGKTVSWSGADGQPILLTARNQSSIGRFFQRVASFSHGQLLALRWDGLTLTTVAEGPKVPGFLPDLDLGPARPGGRTAYIALAQTEGALVRTTKTRVVAYDLPANAALR
- the rpmB gene encoding 50S ribosomal protein L28, with the protein product MARTCEICGKGPSVGQNVSHANNKTKRVILPNLQTVRAQVGGGVRRVKVCTRCLRSGKILKAP